One window of the Gammaproteobacteria bacterium genome contains the following:
- the pyk gene encoding pyruvate kinase, giving the protein VDGPRIETIVQLGGLLKNNKGINKLGGGLSAPALTDKDRSDITLAAEIGVDYLAVSFPRSADDIREAETLLRRAGSNAGIIAKIERAEVVNDDKVLDEMILASSAVMVARGDLGVEIGDAELIGVQKKIIHHARHLNRVVITATQMMESMIHSPIPTRAEVFDVANAVLDGTDAVMLSAETATGDYPVEVIEAMSRACLGAEKQKRAQTSRHRIDVEFQRIDEAVAMATMYTANHLKGLKAILCLTESGSTPLWLSRIRSGIPIFALTRREDTLRRVALFRGVQAIPFDPTVLARHDVNKLAVRELEKRGLVHDGDYVILTKGDHMGILGGTNAMKILKVGEIH; this is encoded by the coding sequence ATAAGGACCGAAGTGACATCACGCTGGCCGCCGAAATTGGTGTTGACTATCTCGCGGTCAGTTTTCCCCGGAGTGCCGACGACATTCGTGAAGCGGAAACTCTGCTTCGCCGAGCTGGCAGCAATGCCGGCATCATCGCAAAAATTGAACGCGCAGAAGTCGTGAATGACGACAAAGTGCTTGACGAAATGATCCTAGCTTCCAGCGCTGTCATGGTGGCACGTGGTGACTTGGGCGTTGAAATTGGCGATGCGGAACTCATCGGTGTGCAAAAGAAAATTATTCACCATGCCCGACACCTCAATCGCGTTGTCATCACCGCCACCCAAATGATGGAATCCATGATACACAGCCCAATCCCAACCCGAGCCGAGGTCTTTGACGTGGCCAATGCGGTGTTAGACGGCACTGATGCCGTCATGTTGTCAGCTGAGACGGCCACTGGTGATTACCCGGTGGAAGTAATAGAAGCCATGTCACGCGCCTGTCTTGGCGCTGAAAAACAAAAACGTGCTCAGACATCTCGACACCGTATCGACGTTGAATTTCAGCGAATCGACGAAGCGGTCGCCATGGCCACCATGTATACCGCAAATCACCTCAAAGGGCTGAAAGCCATCCTATGCTTGACCGAATCGGGTTCCACCCCGCTTTGGCTTAGTCGGATACGGAGCGGCATCCCAATTTTTGCCTTGACGCGACGTGAAGACACTTTGCGTCGTGTGGCGTTATTCCGCGGCGTGCAGGCGATTCCGTTTGATCCCACAGTGTTGGCCAGGCATGATGTCAACAAGCTGGCCGTCCGAGAATTGGAAAAGCGTGGTCTGGTTCACGATGGCGATTATGTGATCTTGACCAAAGGCGATCACATGGGCATCTTGGGTGGTACGAACGCGATGAAGATATTGAAAGTTGGCGAAATTCACTAG